From the Saimiri boliviensis isolate mSaiBol1 chromosome X, mSaiBol1.pri, whole genome shotgun sequence genome, one window contains:
- the LOC120361874 gene encoding histone H2A-Bbd type 2/3-like, whose product MSERRSRRGSSGAGGRRHTRSRTARAEVLFSVSQVERSLREGHYAQRLSPCAPVHLAVVIESLTAQILELAGKEAHNSGDTTITPQLLHMPVHNNALLSTLFDTTTISQVVPGRD is encoded by the coding sequence ATGTCGGAGAGGAGGAGCCGTCGAGGGTCCTCTGGTGCTGGCGGCCGGAGGCACACCCGCTCTCGCACCGCCCGAGCGgaggttttgttttctgtgagcCAAGTGGAGCGTAGTCTACGGGAAGGCCACTACGCCCAGCGCCTGAGTCCCTGTGCGCCAGTCCACCTCGCTGTCGTGATTGAGTCCCTCACGGCCCAGATCCTGGAGCTGGCGGGCAAGGAGGCCCACAACAGCGGAGACACGACCATCACTCCGCAGCTGCTGCACATGCCGGTTCACAACAACGCGCTGCTGAGCACCCTCTTTGACACAACCACCATCTCTCAAGTGGTTCCCGGCCGGGACTAG
- the LOC120361848 gene encoding 40-kDa huntingtin-associated protein, producing MAAAAAGLGGGGGAGAGPEAGDFLARYRLVSNKLKKRFLRKPNVAEAGEQFGQLGRELRAQECLPYAAWCQLAVARCQQALFHGPGEALALTEAARLFLRQERDARQRLVCPAAYGEPLQAAASALGAAVRLHLELGQPAAAAALCLELAAALRDLGQPAAAAGHFQRAAQLQLPQLPLAAMQALGEAASCQLLARDYTGALALFTRMQRLAREHGSHPVQPLPPPPPAGPQPGPGPGATAALPAAPLAPNAGSAAPSPAALGAFSDLLVRCEVSRVLLLLLLQPPPAKLLPEHAQTLEKYSWEAFDSHGQESSGQLPEELFLLLQSLVMATHEKDTEAIKSLQVEMWPLLTAEQNHLLHLVLQETISPSGQGI from the coding sequence atggcggcggcggcggccggccTCGGTGGGGGCGGCGGCGCCGGCGCGGGACCCGAGGCCGGGGACTTCCTGGCCCGCTACCGGCTGGTATCGAACAAGCTGAAGAAGCGGTTTCTGCGGAAGCCGAACGTCGCGGAGGCCGGCGAGCAGTTCGGACAGCTGGGCCGTGAGTTGCGCGCCCAGGAGTGTCTGCCGTACGCGGCCTGGTGCCAGCTGGCGGTGGCGCGCTGCCAGCAGGCGCTCTTCCACGGGCCCGGGGAGGCGCTGGCCCTCACCGAGGCCGCCCGCCTCTTCCTGCGGCAGGAGCGCGACGCGCGCCAGCGCCTGGTCTGCCCCGCCGCCTACGGGGAGCCGCTGCAGGCCGCCGCCAGCGCCCTGGGCGCCGCGGTGCGCCTGCACCTGGAGCTGGGCCAGCCGGCCGCAGCCGCCGCCCTCTGCCTCGAGCTGGCCGCCGCCCTGCGCGACCTGGGCCAGCCGGCCGCCGCCGCCGGTCACTTCCAGCGCGCCGCCCAGCTCCAGCTGCCCCAGCTGCCCCTGGCCGCGATGCAGGCGCTCGGCGAGGCGGCCTCCTGCCAGCTGCTGGCGCGCGATTATACCGGCGCCCTGGCGCTCTTCACGCGCATGCAGCGCCTGGCGCGGGAGCACGGCAGCCACCCGGTGCAGCCGCTGCCGCCGCCCCCGCCGGCGGGACCGCAGCCCGGGCCCGGGCCCGGGGCGACGGCCGCCCTACCGGCCGCGCCGCTTGCTCCAAACGCCGGCTCCGCGGCGCCCTCTCCCGCCGCCCTGGGCGCCTTCTCGGACCTGCTGGTCCGCTGCGAGGTGTCCCGcgttctgctgctgctgctcctgcaaCCGCCGCCCGCCAAGCTGCTGCCGGAGCACGCCCAGACCCTGGAGAAGTACTCCTGGGAGGCTTTTGACAGCCACGGGCAGGAGAGCAGCGGCCAGCTTCCCGAGGAGCTCTTTCTGCTGCTCCAGTCTTTGGTCATGGCTACCCACGAAAAGGACACGGAAGCCATCAAGTCGCTGCAGGTGGAGATGTGGCCTCTGTTGACTGCTGAGCAGAACCACCTCCTTCATCTCGTTCTGCAAGAAACCATCTCCCCCTCAGGACAGGGGATCTGA